Part of the Lotus japonicus ecotype B-129 chromosome 6, LjGifu_v1.2 genome, TACATCATATGCAGGACTTATATCAAACAAGTGAAAGCACACAGAAAAGTTAGCCAATACACACATGGTTCCAATTAAACAGCATCCGCAGCAGGCTAAATTTCATCTCAGATAATTAATTAGCACACAGTTTGTTGTTGGAGCACAAATACAATTGCAACTACAAACACATAAAAGCAAGAGAAAAATCGAAACAGACCATGGTCAACAGTGAAGCAATGGATTCATGAATCTCGTTCTGGGAAAGAGAGAGGTTCCtgagaagaaggtgaagattCAGTTTCAGATTGTTGGATTGCATTTTCAAGCTGAGCTTTCTCGAGATAAGGCTTGAAACCAATCTGCAAGCTCAAGTACCCGAAACCCAAAGCCCCCAGCACCACGACCCCTGACCTCAACGCGTTCATCATCATATCTGATCTTCCACTTCGACCCATTGCTCTTGATTCAGAGTGAAGTGAAGGAACAAGGTAAACGACAACTTTTCACTCTTTTTTCTCTTTCGCAAACTGATACGAAACGACAATAGTATTAtatataccaaaaaaaacaGTACCAAACGACACGTCGTTTTATACGATCCTTCTAGTACAGATACCAAAACGGTGCTGTTTGCTCATGTTAATGAAACATGTCATGAATTCCCAATTACCCTTGTTGCGTTGTGCAAACACTTGTGTGCTATTAGCTTCTTCACCTGTTTTCAGAAGGCAAAAACTTTTGATTCGGTCTCTGGGAAGTGGCATTGATTATCACAATCACAACCATTCTGAAAATATGCAACGCATGAGGTCTGTTGAGGCTGATGCTGAGAGCATTATTCGAGCAATTACTCCCGCCCTTGATTCTACCAGACATAAAGGCCAAGCAGGTACACAATTGGTTACTCTAGGTGTGGTTGTGCTATTTACTTGTTATGCATCTATGCTTCTTATTTTTGTAGACCTTTTTTTACTGTTATGTGAAGATGTAGAAAATAGGAAGTGTCTAATGTTTTCTTCACTTATGTTTTTAAATCAGGAAAAATAGCTGTGATTGGAGGTTGTCGTGAGTATACAGGTGCTCCATATTTTGCTGCAATTTCAGCATTAAAAATTGTTAGTATTCGTACTCTTTCTGAAGTACCCTTTTCCCCTTATACTGATTTCTCCACCAAGTTTGGTTGATTGTATAACTCACACTGATGGAAGTTGTTTACCTATTCTTGTAGAGTGAAAGAACTGAATTATTTTTTGCCTGTGCAGGGTGCTGATTTGTCCCACGTATTCTGTACAAAAGATGCTGCTACTGTGATTAAAAGTTACAGTCCTGAGTTGATTGTGCACCCTGTTTTGGAAGAATCATATAGTGTCAGGTACATCTTCTTTGTAATCTTCATCTTTCTGTCTGCACATTTCAATAAAACCAAGTGCATGTTGTGATTGGTGAGAGACTAATTTCAGGGAGGAGGACAAGAAAACCACATCAAGCAAAGTTCTTGCTGAAGTTGACAAATGGTTAGAAAGATTTGACTGCC contains:
- the LOC130722994 gene encoding uncharacterized protein LOC130722994; amino-acid sequence: MGRSGRSDMMMNALRSGVVVLGALGFGYLSLQIGFKPYLEKAQLENAIQQSETESSPSSQEPLSFPERDS